In a genomic window of Sarcophilus harrisii chromosome 4, mSarHar1.11, whole genome shotgun sequence:
- the DYNLL2 gene encoding dynein light chain 2, cytoplasmic: MSDRKAVIKNADMSEDMQQDAVDCATQAMEKYNIEKDIAAYIKKEFDKKYNPTWHCIVGRNFGSYVTHETKHFIYFYLGQVAILLFKSG, translated from the exons ATGTCTGACCGGAAGGCAGTAATCAAGAACGCAGACATGTCTGAGGACATGCAGCAGGACGCGGTCGACTGTGCAACGCAGGCTATGGAGAAGTACAACATAGAGAAGGACATCGCTGCCTATATCAAGAAG GAATTCGACAAGAAATATAACCCCACGTGGCATTGTATTGTGGGCCGAAATTTTGGCAGCTACGTCACACATGAGACAAAGCACTTCATCTATTTTTACTTGGGTCAAGTTGCAATCCTCCTTTTCAAGTCcggctag